A portion of the Paenibacillus hamazuiensis genome contains these proteins:
- a CDS encoding adenylate/guanylate cyclase domain-containing protein, translating into MKRLAVSLLAIAAALVLLGVLLIVYRDEYGGWGFRSKVQFHHVSMARTDARGGVSVISDSRQSLRTFDADGTLRYTIHPGDRGERTMSVFTEAAADSQGRLYVLTTVLDYNGLAILSEEIERYLPDGRPDSSWKPISRPAAASGGQAARMNAIRSLQLKGDELFYYELETANSAVLRRVTAPNGTKSDTVLQLALDSDIYPASFAGTEPGSIVFSTKRGELYRVMPDGKPRLLLRGSGDAAAKGGAGYAEQPIVVGGVVYFIDNYGSQVKRLPLSGTSAPELWLQADKLTNEDPDADFQSIHPGQDGSIWAATPHRVLRIDRELAVHPLEYSVKTMAADYAYWAAAAAFALLLLVLLKLLLFDVAPFSIMYKQIFVYIPLVLVCMLALAGIVTYQHTKNVHDEVRRGLVFLAHDGQKLVQTDKLESIGTPGDYMSPAHAQLAGSLAYADGFSKFYRVLYKIDGDQMRVVHDEDIASLRLMEPNSLGAIEGEQTCQYKDEQTGAVYPMTDFRLLLRGEYATCQYVNEKGNWLYALGPLFDTAGKKVVGVYEVGIHTNALDQRSRQILVNTLYTIAAVALAMLGLFVLVTTLQLSSIRELRDGVIAMTRRSSDLLRVNVRGKDEIATLAESFNRMAETIRGNMAELHEINKANARFVPDPYLKFLGKNSFVDIKLGDQVEKPMVMLNMSIHSFYAVAKQLDTKQNFDFINAFLQEMVPVVHHHKGIIDKYLDAGLLALFPQDAGEALRCAIALRERLYRFNEASPAQLKIDTGIGLHFGTLLLGIIGEEERRGAAVLSDNVQITAMLEAMTQKLETPVLITDSFYEQLGRPQTFLYRNLGMVHFEGRSKPIHLIDVYEGDTESQRKLKHATKAAFERAVGLYQIGHFEEARELFLEVIKRNQGDKPAKLYFFQCDRYLQNRSKDGWNGTLYA; encoded by the coding sequence GTGAAACGATTGGCCGTCTCACTGCTTGCCATCGCCGCCGCTCTCGTTTTACTGGGGGTGCTGCTGATCGTCTATCGGGACGAATACGGCGGCTGGGGATTTCGCAGCAAGGTGCAATTTCACCATGTGTCCATGGCCCGAACGGATGCCCGGGGAGGGGTCAGCGTCATCAGCGATTCCCGGCAAAGCCTGAGAACGTTCGATGCGGACGGTACGCTGCGCTATACGATTCACCCCGGAGACAGAGGAGAGCGCACGATGTCGGTTTTTACCGAGGCTGCTGCGGATTCGCAGGGACGTCTGTACGTGCTGACCACCGTGCTTGATTACAATGGCCTCGCGATCCTGTCCGAGGAAATTGAGCGATATTTGCCGGACGGACGTCCGGACAGCTCGTGGAAGCCGATCTCCCGGCCGGCAGCCGCTTCAGGCGGGCAGGCTGCAAGAATGAATGCGATCCGCTCGCTTCAGCTGAAAGGGGATGAGCTCTTTTATTACGAGCTGGAGACGGCGAATTCGGCGGTGCTGAGGCGTGTCACAGCCCCGAACGGGACGAAGAGCGACACCGTGCTGCAGCTGGCTCTGGACAGCGACATTTATCCCGCTTCATTTGCCGGAACCGAGCCGGGGAGCATCGTGTTTTCCACCAAGCGGGGAGAGCTGTACCGGGTGATGCCGGATGGAAAACCCCGGCTTCTGCTGCGCGGCAGCGGAGACGCCGCCGCTAAGGGGGGCGCGGGTTATGCGGAGCAGCCAATTGTTGTCGGAGGAGTCGTTTATTTTATCGACAATTACGGCAGTCAGGTGAAGCGCCTGCCCCTCAGCGGTACGTCCGCGCCGGAGCTTTGGCTGCAGGCGGATAAGCTGACGAACGAGGATCCGGATGCGGATTTTCAAAGCATCCACCCGGGGCAGGACGGCAGCATATGGGCGGCCACGCCGCACCGGGTGCTCCGCATCGACCGCGAACTTGCGGTCCATCCGCTGGAGTATTCGGTGAAAACGATGGCCGCCGACTACGCCTATTGGGCTGCTGCCGCCGCCTTTGCGCTGCTGCTGCTGGTCCTGCTCAAGCTGCTGCTGTTCGATGTGGCGCCGTTTTCCATCATGTATAAGCAAATCTTTGTCTATATTCCGCTTGTGCTGGTCTGTATGCTGGCTCTGGCGGGGATCGTCACGTATCAGCATACGAAAAACGTCCACGACGAGGTGCGCCGGGGGCTCGTTTTTCTTGCTCACGACGGGCAGAAGCTTGTTCAGACGGACAAGCTGGAGAGCATCGGCACCCCCGGCGATTATATGAGTCCGGCGCATGCGCAGCTGGCGGGCAGTCTGGCGTATGCGGACGGGTTTTCCAAATTCTACCGCGTGCTGTACAAGATTGACGGCGATCAAATGCGGGTGGTGCACGATGAGGATATCGCCAGCCTGCGGCTGATGGAACCGAACTCGCTGGGGGCGATCGAAGGCGAGCAGACATGCCAGTACAAGGACGAGCAGACCGGCGCCGTTTATCCGATGACCGATTTTCGCCTGCTGCTTCGGGGGGAATACGCGACATGCCAATATGTGAACGAAAAAGGCAACTGGCTGTATGCGCTCGGTCCGCTTTTTGACACCGCCGGAAAAAAGGTTGTCGGCGTGTACGAGGTCGGCATTCATACGAACGCGCTCGATCAAAGAAGCCGGCAAATTCTCGTCAATACGCTGTACACGATCGCCGCGGTCGCGCTTGCGATGCTCGGTTTGTTCGTACTCGTCACGACGCTGCAGCTTTCCTCGATCCGCGAGCTGCGCGACGGGGTCATTGCGATGACCCGGAGGAGCAGCGACTTGCTGCGGGTTAACGTGCGGGGAAAAGACGAAATCGCCACGCTTGCGGAAAGCTTCAACCGGATGGCGGAGACGATCCGCGGCAATATGGCTGAGCTTCACGAGATCAACAAAGCGAATGCGCGGTTTGTGCCCGATCCTTATTTGAAGTTTTTGGGGAAAAACTCCTTCGTCGATATCAAGCTCGGCGATCAGGTGGAGAAGCCGATGGTGATGCTGAACATGAGCATCCATTCGTTTTACGCTGTAGCGAAGCAGCTGGACACGAAGCAAAATTTCGATTTTATCAACGCTTTCCTTCAGGAAATGGTGCCGGTCGTCCATCATCATAAAGGGATTATCGACAAATATTTGGATGCGGGACTGCTTGCATTGTTTCCCCAGGATGCGGGCGAAGCGCTGCGCTGCGCCATCGCCTTGCGGGAGCGGCTGTACCGTTTCAACGAGGCGAGTCCTGCGCAGTTAAAGATCGATACCGGCATCGGACTGCATTTCGGCACGCTGCTGCTCGGCATCATCGGGGAAGAGGAGAGGCGGGGGGCCGCCGTCTTGTCCGACAACGTGCAAATTACGGCGATGCTGGAAGCGATGACGCAGAAGCTGGAAACGCCGGTTCTGATTACGGATTCGTTCTACGAGCAATTAGGCCGGCCGCAAACGTTTCTGTACCGAAATCTCGGCATGGTTCATTTCGAAGGCAGAAGCAAACCTATCCATCTGATTGACGTATACGAAGGCGATACGGAGTCGCAGCGCAAGCTGAAGCACGCCACAAAGGCGGCGTTTGAGAGGGCGGTCGGACTTTATCAAATAGGTCATTTCGAGGAAGCACGCGAGCTTTTCCTGGAAGTGATCAAACGCAATCAGGGGGATAAGCCGGCCAAGCTGTATTTTTTCCAATGCGACCGTTATTTGCAAAACCGTTCGAAGGACGGATGGAACGGCACTTTGTACGCTTGA
- a CDS encoding stalk domain-containing protein — MNRMKRGTAVLLLFGMAFAGWLGLTPGPSAGAKAKPGASELSAGYLLIGTYLIHRDSLTEDNLKAAKASVQQSGQGMYYKSEFADGAWFNIENATDIGSIMNGKGTKPVSNEAIDKLKLAVWIDESGNVSNLQSDAEIDKQIEALNKEKKSLQEDNEKAVEKNKTSDSAQTALQIKDVEARIAFLEALKQEDGRAAAGQMKKMANPAALLAELPKQLDETLNAGDKALQDERDKLAAALRQARDGGQADQAATLSAQLQQADAKLAQARLDAADTRLAALREQQAEQQRQLADALERGDRAAAEAAAQQLGALAAATAAAQDARQSALLASLAQRQAQAAAALAQAEAQRDGAAADRRRAELAQLEAQAGAVQRGLARELEAAREALQQLQDEHGEAVRKGDGEQAELLQPQVAAAAANVRKAEKAGLFFRKARYEEKLAAAKSGGAAAPAMEQLVSDTVTAIRQVEKSKYSKEELSALQDIAAAIEKNGEGMQSLPVESVISRDFDIRFEAPPVMAVGIALIPIRPIVTAFGASVVWDEQERSVTVLKEGTVVYCRIGDKTAFVNGSKAELERGPELIGERTYVPLRLVMEGLGLHVQWMENTKTIQIDAY; from the coding sequence ATGAATCGGATGAAACGGGGGACGGCGGTTCTGCTGCTCTTCGGAATGGCCTTTGCCGGTTGGCTGGGGCTGACGCCGGGGCCTTCCGCCGGAGCGAAAGCGAAGCCGGGCGCATCGGAGCTGAGTGCGGGGTATTTGCTGATCGGCACTTATTTGATTCACCGCGACTCGCTGACCGAGGATAATTTGAAGGCGGCCAAAGCGTCCGTACAGCAGTCCGGCCAAGGCATGTATTATAAATCCGAATTTGCCGACGGGGCCTGGTTTAATATCGAAAACGCCACCGACATCGGAAGCATCATGAACGGGAAGGGAACAAAGCCGGTTTCGAACGAGGCGATCGACAAGCTGAAGCTGGCCGTATGGATCGACGAATCGGGCAATGTCAGCAACTTGCAATCCGACGCCGAAATCGACAAACAGATCGAAGCGCTCAACAAGGAAAAAAAATCGCTGCAGGAAGACAACGAGAAGGCGGTGGAGAAAAACAAGACGAGCGATTCCGCGCAGACTGCGCTGCAAATCAAGGATGTCGAAGCGCGCATCGCCTTTCTGGAGGCGCTGAAGCAAGAGGACGGACGCGCTGCGGCCGGGCAGATGAAAAAGATGGCGAACCCCGCCGCCCTTCTGGCCGAGCTTCCGAAGCAGCTGGACGAGACGCTGAATGCGGGCGACAAGGCGCTGCAGGACGAGCGCGACAAGCTGGCGGCGGCGCTTCGGCAAGCCCGGGACGGCGGGCAGGCCGATCAGGCCGCGACGCTGTCGGCGCAGCTGCAGCAGGCCGACGCGAAGCTCGCGCAGGCGCGGCTGGACGCCGCCGATACGCGGCTCGCCGCGCTCCGCGAGCAGCAGGCGGAGCAGCAGCGGCAGCTCGCGGACGCGCTGGAGCGCGGCGACCGCGCCGCCGCCGAAGCCGCCGCGCAGCAGCTCGGCGCGCTCGCCGCGGCGACCGCCGCCGCGCAGGACGCGCGGCAGAGCGCGCTGCTCGCGAGCCTCGCGCAGCGGCAGGCGCAGGCTGCCGCCGCGCTGGCGCAAGCCGAGGCGCAGCGGGACGGCGCCGCCGCGGACCGGCGGCGGGCCGAGCTCGCGCAGCTCGAGGCGCAGGCGGGCGCGGTGCAGCGCGGGCTTGCGCGCGAGCTCGAAGCCGCGCGGGAGGCGCTGCAGCAGCTGCAGGACGAGCACGGCGAGGCGGTGCGCAAAGGGGACGGCGAGCAGGCGGAGCTGCTGCAGCCCCAGGTGGCCGCCGCCGCCGCTAACGTGAGGAAAGCGGAGAAGGCGGGCCTTTTTTTCCGCAAGGCGCGGTATGAGGAGAAACTGGCCGCTGCGAAGTCGGGAGGGGCCGCTGCTCCCGCGATGGAGCAGCTTGTGAGCGATACCGTTACGGCGATCAGGCAGGTGGAGAAAAGCAAATACAGTAAAGAGGAGCTCTCCGCTCTTCAAGACATTGCGGCCGCCATCGAAAAAAACGGCGAAGGCATGCAGTCACTGCCGGTGGAATCGGTCATTTCGAGGGACTTTGACATACGATTCGAGGCGCCTCCCGTTATGGCGGTCGGCATCGCTTTGATTCCCATCCGTCCGATCGTCACCGCATTCGGAGCGTCCGTCGTCTGGGACGAGCAGGAGCGAAGCGTGACCGTTCTTAAGGAAGGCACCGTCGTTTACTGCCGGATTGGCGATAAAACCGCCTTTGTGAACGGAAGCAAGGCGGAGCTCGAACGGGGACCCGAGCTGATCGGCGAGCGGACCTATGTGCCGCTGCGGCTTGTGATGGAAGGACTCGGCCTTCACGTGCAGTGGATGGAAAACACGAAGACGATCCAAATCGATGCTTATTGA
- a CDS encoding TolC family protein, with the protein MHHLTKLPRSVSIVILCAAVSLGSLAPAAPVRAERLLTLEQAVKAAVAGDPELAKMDPNIKQKKLELQQAQRAVRIQEEKDSSLFARQHSLNKDIELKLKVPLARSGWQQAMTEKLDKERAVRFQAEQLYLGALQAMQAADAARAKLAQANDAAEAMKAKLRFGAAASKDVDAALKEVQRAQSAQKQAELAYRAKRIELGQAIGMDLESGYTFELKPQHAVLTQETLWRMTQQAEKHDYTLYQDVEKRKQAEEKVRTIRALYKSKFGAGDVARIDAMAERPESADEAFMDEYGEMLERIKRKWEGIFLLPIPFIPIVLPIPKVVLQGEYDGLRYFEDLPNSLPVAMLERDKARMKENQTRVALVAKVKKSYLSAKAAEESYAQALAADEAAKRELGDAERKYKVGVVGIEELQSFRDAAEQAAKAVQGASAAYRVAIGQLHLDTAGGVGYRDGELPWKTIDSGLDAFKELPGDSQTVGSWTLTETVGTMMSELEIELGSGTPATDFAVRTAGGQTIGGKTKLGDKVKHLSFLFGDPSSLRIVLYQGETLLLEAELDGNGTGGLLKKAEPPGGAGEEDAP; encoded by the coding sequence ATGCATCATTTGACAAAATTGCCCCGATCCGTGTCGATCGTTATCCTGTGCGCTGCGGTTTCCCTCGGATCGCTGGCGCCGGCCGCGCCGGTTCGCGCCGAACGGCTGCTGACGCTGGAGCAGGCGGTTAAGGCGGCGGTAGCCGGCGATCCCGAGCTCGCGAAGATGGATCCGAACATCAAGCAAAAAAAGCTGGAGCTGCAGCAGGCGCAGCGGGCCGTTCGCATCCAGGAAGAGAAGGATTCCAGCCTGTTTGCGCGGCAGCACAGTCTGAACAAGGATATCGAGCTGAAGCTGAAAGTGCCGCTGGCGCGCAGCGGCTGGCAGCAAGCGATGACGGAGAAGCTCGACAAGGAGCGCGCCGTCCGCTTTCAGGCCGAGCAGCTGTACCTGGGCGCGCTGCAGGCGATGCAGGCCGCGGATGCGGCCAGGGCGAAGCTCGCTCAGGCAAATGATGCCGCCGAGGCGATGAAGGCGAAGCTGCGTTTCGGAGCCGCCGCATCGAAAGATGTCGACGCCGCGCTGAAGGAGGTCCAGCGGGCGCAGTCGGCGCAGAAGCAGGCGGAGCTCGCCTACCGGGCGAAACGGATCGAGCTGGGCCAGGCGATAGGCATGGACTTGGAGAGCGGCTACACGTTCGAGCTTAAGCCGCAGCATGCGGTGCTGACGCAGGAGACGCTCTGGCGGATGACGCAGCAGGCGGAGAAGCACGATTACACGCTGTATCAGGACGTCGAGAAGCGCAAGCAGGCGGAGGAAAAGGTGCGGACGATACGCGCCTTGTACAAAAGCAAGTTCGGCGCGGGCGATGTCGCGCGGATCGATGCAATGGCCGAGCGGCCGGAATCGGCGGACGAAGCGTTTATGGACGAATACGGTGAAATGCTGGAGAGGATCAAGCGCAAATGGGAAGGGATTTTTTTGCTGCCGATTCCGTTTATTCCGATCGTCCTGCCGATCCCTAAAGTGGTGCTGCAGGGAGAATACGACGGGCTCCGGTATTTCGAGGATTTGCCGAATTCGCTGCCGGTCGCGATGCTGGAGCGGGACAAGGCGAGGATGAAGGAAAACCAGACGCGCGTGGCTCTTGTCGCCAAAGTGAAAAAGTCGTATTTGTCGGCAAAAGCGGCCGAGGAATCGTACGCGCAAGCGCTTGCCGCCGATGAGGCGGCGAAGCGGGAGCTGGGCGATGCGGAGCGAAAATACAAGGTGGGCGTTGTCGGCATCGAAGAGCTGCAAAGCTTCCGGGACGCCGCGGAGCAAGCGGCGAAAGCGGTGCAGGGCGCATCCGCTGCCTACCGGGTGGCCATCGGGCAGCTTCATCTCGATACCGCCGGCGGCGTCGGCTACCGGGACGGCGAGCTGCCGTGGAAAACGATCGACAGCGGGCTTGATGCATTCAAGGAACTTCCCGGCGATTCGCAAACGGTCGGCAGCTGGACGTTGACCGAAACCGTCGGGACGATGATGAGCGAGCTGGAGATCGAGCTGGGCAGCGGCACACCGGCTACCGATTTTGCCGTACGGACGGCCGGAGGGCAGACGATCGGCGGGAAAACAAAGCTGGGCGACAAGGTAAAGCACTTGAGCTTTCTGTTCGGCGACCCTTCGTCATTGCGGATTGTACTGTATCAGGGCGAAACGCTGTTGTTGGAAGCCGAGCTTGACGGAAACGGCACGGGAGGACTTCTGAAAAAGGCGGAGCCGCCGGGAGGCGCAGGAGAGGAGGATGCTCCATGA
- a CDS encoding DUF4280 domain-containing protein, which translates to MGQIVCGGAVLQCSFGAAPSSLTVLPANRVTTSAPIANIMDNKPGVNIMPFGMCSSMANPAVAAATSAAMGVLTPQPCMPVTAAPWAPGSPTVQIGGMPALNNSSKLMCSWAGVIQITMPGQFTIQVP; encoded by the coding sequence ATGGGTCAGATCGTATGCGGCGGCGCCGTGCTGCAGTGCAGCTTCGGCGCGGCTCCGAGCTCGCTCACGGTGCTGCCGGCGAATCGGGTGACGACCTCGGCGCCGATTGCCAACATTATGGACAACAAGCCGGGTGTAAATATTATGCCGTTCGGCATGTGCAGCTCTATGGCGAATCCCGCCGTCGCGGCGGCCACGTCGGCGGCCATGGGCGTGCTCACTCCGCAGCCGTGCATGCCGGTTACGGCGGCTCCATGGGCGCCGGGCTCCCCGACCGTGCAGATCGGCGGCATGCCCGCACTGAACAACAGCTCCAAGCTGATGTGCAGTTGGGCCGGAGTGATCCAAATTACGATGCCGGGGCAGTTTACGATTCAGGTGCCCTGA
- a CDS encoding MORN repeat-containing protein, translated as MENGIATQTPEAGSQTARSAAAPKAAELLGKLLASALEALKQAAAAAGRLLFPKQLTLADYIPIGRYYVSKRLLALIVLLLALIVVFGFIHRPVWLNKWLRLPTPIYEKAGKPVDFTGLVKLFDSRKSLFYFGDMTDGQYDGQGKLYDAKDQLIYEGQFAKGVKQGAGVEYDGKGNPVYRGAFESGAYAGEGTLYYPVTSEAPNTVQYRGTFQGGKPASGTELYPNGKVKYAGTFSDGLYNGTGVLFNPDGGKTYEGGFASGQFSGEGVAYYPNGAVKYKGSFLMGVYDGNGKAFRQDGTAQYEGTFRSGVYAGDGTLFDTSGKVVYKGQFVAGLYGGEGSLFDDQGMLRYTGTFAAGRYNGLGKLLESGGSPVYEGKFKDGLYDGLGTLFDKDGHPNFKGYFKNGLVYYPGFLGLPRSKLEEVLGKATEAAALTDGHADEPAGISPDSLTNVRLSMKYNDNGMTFLLNISEANPLENNVSAVQIWGSRLMQQLLGDLESAAAKKDKSGNADEPIPKLKEKMPDGTAVTTYLWDGYLYKCYFRPVDRKLTLIEVTSS; from the coding sequence TTGGAAAATGGCATCGCCACCCAAACCCCCGAAGCCGGGAGCCAAACGGCCCGGTCCGCCGCAGCGCCCAAGGCGGCCGAGCTGCTGGGGAAGCTGCTCGCTTCCGCGCTGGAGGCGCTGAAACAAGCGGCCGCCGCTGCCGGCAGACTGCTGTTTCCAAAGCAGCTCACGCTGGCCGACTATATCCCTATCGGTCGTTACTATGTATCCAAGCGTCTGCTTGCCCTTATCGTCCTGCTGCTGGCGCTCATCGTCGTCTTCGGCTTCATCCACCGGCCGGTCTGGCTAAACAAGTGGCTTCGCCTGCCGACCCCCATCTATGAAAAAGCGGGCAAGCCGGTCGACTTTACGGGTCTGGTCAAGCTGTTCGACAGCCGGAAAAGCCTCTTCTACTTTGGCGATATGACGGACGGACAATACGACGGTCAAGGAAAGCTGTACGACGCCAAGGATCAGCTCATCTACGAGGGTCAATTTGCCAAAGGCGTCAAGCAAGGTGCCGGTGTCGAATATGACGGTAAGGGAAATCCCGTCTACCGCGGCGCGTTCGAAAGCGGCGCTTACGCCGGCGAAGGGACGTTGTATTACCCGGTTACCTCCGAAGCGCCGAATACGGTGCAGTACCGCGGCACTTTTCAAGGCGGCAAACCGGCGAGCGGCACGGAGTTATATCCAAACGGCAAAGTGAAATATGCCGGCACTTTCAGCGATGGCCTCTATAACGGAACCGGCGTACTGTTCAACCCGGACGGCGGCAAAACGTACGAAGGCGGCTTCGCCTCCGGCCAATTTTCCGGAGAAGGCGTCGCTTATTACCCGAACGGCGCCGTCAAATACAAAGGCTCGTTTCTGATGGGCGTCTATGACGGAAACGGCAAAGCGTTCCGCCAAGACGGAACCGCGCAGTACGAAGGTACATTCCGCAGCGGCGTGTATGCCGGCGACGGCACCCTGTTCGATACGAGCGGCAAAGTCGTCTACAAGGGCCAATTCGTTGCCGGCCTGTACGGGGGCGAGGGCAGCCTGTTCGACGATCAAGGGATGCTGCGCTACACCGGTACGTTCGCTGCCGGACGTTATAACGGACTCGGCAAGCTGCTCGAATCGGGCGGGTCTCCGGTATACGAAGGCAAATTCAAGGACGGCTTGTACGATGGGCTCGGCACCTTGTTTGACAAGGACGGCCATCCGAATTTCAAAGGTTATTTTAAAAACGGACTCGTTTATTACCCCGGATTCCTCGGCCTGCCCCGCAGCAAGCTGGAGGAAGTGCTGGGCAAAGCGACGGAGGCGGCAGCGCTGACGGACGGCCATGCCGATGAGCCCGCCGGAATCTCCCCGGATTCGCTTACGAACGTCCGGTTGTCGATGAAATACAATGACAATGGAATGACGTTCCTGTTGAACATCTCCGAAGCGAACCCGCTCGAGAACAACGTCTCGGCCGTGCAAATTTGGGGCAGCCGGCTGATGCAGCAGTTGCTGGGCGACCTGGAATCGGCCGCTGCAAAGAAGGATAAATCCGGCAATGCCGATGAGCCGATCCCGAAGCTGAAAGAAAAGATGCCGGACGGTACGGCGGTGACGACATATTTGTGGGACGGCTACCTTTACAAATGTTATTTCCGTCCGGTGGATCGCAAGCTCACCTTGATCGAAGTGACATCATCATGA